The Stenotrophomonas maltophilia genome segment CTGAAGCAGAGGGGTAGTGCCGGCCGCTGGCCGGCAACCCGGAATGCGTTGCCGAAGGTCATGATGTTGCCGGCCAGTGGCCGGCACTACCATGAACGTTGCGCTCACTTCGGCTGGTAACGCACGCTCAACTGGTACTCGCGGCCGGGCTGGTTGAACCATGCCACCGTTTCGTAGCGACGGTCGAAGACGTTGGCAGCGCGTGCCAGCAGCGACCACGATGGCGTCAGTGCGTACTCAGCGCGCAGGTCCAGCGTGCCGTAGCCTCCCACCTTCACCGCGTTGGCGGCATCGTCGTAGCGCTTGCCGGCACCCTGCACGGTCAGGCCTGCGCGGAAATCGCCGAAGCGACGGTCGATGTCCAGGCGCGCGGTCTGCTGCGCGCGGCGTGGCAGCCAGTTGTCGAACTGGGTGCTGCCGCCGGTGCGGTTGCGCGGGTCGGTGTAGCTCAGCTGCGCGTTGATGTCGAAGCCGGCCAGCAGCACGCCACCGGTCAGCTCGGCACCGCGGATGCGGGCCTTCTCCACCTGCTGCATCTTGAAGGTTGCCGCATCGTAGGTGATCAGGTCATCGATGCGGGTTTCATACACGTCCAGGCCCCAGTGCCAGCCCTGGCCCTGCTGCGAAACGCCGAGGTTGGCGCTCTTGGACTTCTCCGGCTTCAACGTCGGCACGCCGCTCCATGGGTCGTACAGATCGCTGAAGGTCGGTGCCTTGAACGCCGTGCCATAGCTGGCGTTGAGGCGCAGGCCGTGGCCCAGCTCCATCGCCCAGCCAACGCTGCCGGTGGCGTGGTTGCCGAACTGCTGGTTGTCGTCGTTGCGTGCGCTGGCCTGCAGCTGGTGGCGGCCGAAGCGGCCCTGGTACTGCACGAATACGCCGGTGTTGCGGCGGCTGTCGACCAGGTAACCCGCGCTGCTGCCATCCAGGTTGTCTTCGCTCCAGTCCACGCCTGCGCTCAGCAGCTGGCCCTCGGCCACGCCGAAATCGCCCTGCAGGGAGGCGCTGTCGCGGTGGGTCTGTGCGCTGCCACGTGCACCGAAGTCGCCGAAGTTGTCCGACTCGTTGTCACTGCGGCCGACGTTGGCGGTGAATGCCAGGCGCTCGGACGGGGTGTAGCGCACCTTGCCGGCCAGCACCTGCTGGCGGGTTTCCGAATAGTTGTAGTAGCCGTCGTAGTGGTTCCTGCCGTCGGCGCGCAATGCGCTGCCTTCCACGTTCCACTGGTCGTTGAAGGTGTAGCCACCGCGCAGGCTCTTGGACAGGTTGCGGTAGCCGTCGCGATCGGGCTCGTCGGCGAAACAGCCGGTGAACAGCGTGGCCGAGCCGCGGCAGGCATCGATGCCATCGGAATGCTGGTAGGCGATATCCGCACCGAACCAGCCGCGTTCGGTACCGCCGCCAATGCCACCGCTGGCTTCACGCAGGCCGTTGCTGCCACCGCCAAGCTGGAAGTGCGGGGCGAAATCGCCCTGGTTGCGGCGGGTGAAGATCTGGATCACGCCACCGATGGCGTCGGCGCCGTACAGGCTCGACTGCGGGCCGCGCACGATTTCCACGCGCTCGATCTGCGCCAGCGGCAGGTCCTGGTACATGGCCAGGCCGAGGTCGGCGCTGTTGATGCGCACGCCGTCCACCAGCACTACGGTGTGGCCGGAATTGGTACCGCGCAGGAACAGCGAGCTCTGCTTGCCGAGGCCGCCGGCATTGGCCAGGTTGATGCCGGCGCGACCGCGCAGCAGTTCCTGCAGCGAAGTGGCCTGGCTGGATTCGATCTGGGCGCGGTCGATCACCTGCGCCGGCGCGATGCTGTCCTGCAGGGCGATCGGGGTGCGGGTGGCAGTGACCAGGATCTGGTCGAGCGCGGTGGTGTCATTGGCGGCCTGGGCCAGCGCGGGCAGGGCGGCCAGCACGGCCAGGGACAGCATTCGGGACTGCAGCTTCATGGGGGACTCCGGGTGCCACGCACGCCCGCGTGGCGAAGGGGAGGAGCCGCGAAGGCAGGCGTGCGCCGATGCCGCAGCGCACGCCACGGTCATCCAGCGCCATGCCCACCGCATCGCGACCTGAGGCTTCCGGGCCGGTCTCCGGGCTTGCCGCCGGGTGGCGCGAGGCCACCGTCCAGGCGCCTTCCCATGCCTGCGGCACAGTGGCGGTGTTGCCTGGAACTGACGTGCTTACCGTTGCGGGGGCAGCGCCGGCCTGGCGTGGAATCACGCGTCACCGGCTTCCCGTTTCAACCTGCCGGCCATGGCCGCAGGTCACCTGGAAGTGCGCGCAGTCTACGGCATCGCAGGCCGTCCCGTTGCGTCGCGCCTGCGCGACTGCCTTTGCTGTGCCTTTAGAATGGTTGCTCGATCCCGTGGTGCCGTTGCCGATGTCCGCCCGTTTTCCGCTGTACCTGCGTCGCCCGTCCGGGACGCGCGCATGATCCTCGACCTGGTCCGCCATGCCGGCAATGGCCGTGATGAGTTCCTTGATGGCCGCAGCGACCCACCGCAGCTGGCCGGCCTGCCACAGGAGCTGGTCGAGGCCTACGCCGGGCAACGCTGGGAGCGGGTGATCAGTTCACCGCGGTTGCGCGCGCTGCATACGGCGATGGCCCTGGCCACGCCGCGTGGGCTGGACGTGGAAGCGGACGAGGAATGGGAAGAACTGGACTTCGGCGATTGGGACGGGCGGTCGCTGTTCGACCTGCCGGAGGATGCACTGGCGGCCTTCCATGCCGACCCGCACGCGTTCCCGCCGCCCAATGGCGAGAGCTGGGGCCACTTCGAGCGGCGCATCGCGCGCGCGCTGGATCGCCTGCTCGATGATGACGATCCGGTGCCGACGCTGGTGGTCAGCCATGGCGGCCCGTTGCGCATGGTGCTGTCGCAGGTCTGCGGCCTGCCGATGTCGCTGTGCTGGGCGCTGCGCATCGACCACGGCACGCGCCTGCGGGTGTGGCTGGAGCGCGGCGAGATCGGGCTGGTGGGTGAGTTGCTGGAGCTGCAGCAGCCCTGAGCGCACTCGCCGGGCATGGCCCGGCGCTACCGATCCCGCATCACACTGGTAGTGCCGGCCGCTGGCCGGCATCCCCAAGAACGCGGAGGCCTCAATCCTCGTCCGCGCCCTCGGCCACGCTGTCTTCAGCGTCATCGTCGGCATCGAAGCGCTGCTCATGCACCGGGCCCGATGCCGGGCCGGCTGCCTTCAGCGGATGCGCAGCGATGCGTGCTTCGTAATCCTGCACCAGTGCTTCACGCTGTGGCTCGCTCAGCTCCTGCCAATGGCAGTCCAGCAACGCGCCTTCCAGCGAGTACAGCAGGTTCAGGCTGGGCTTGAAGCCGGCGCGCTTGACCTTGACGAAGGCGCCGACGGCTCCGATCGCGACCAGGTCGTCGCGGCTGCGCAGGCCGACCTGGCGCAGCCACGCCGCACTTTTCGGGCCGATGTTGCGCAGCTTCGGTGCGCTCATCCCAGCGCCTCAACGAACACGCGGGCGATGGCTTCCAGGCCAGCCTGGTCGTCGGCATCGAAGCGGCCGACCTTCGGGCTGTCGATGTCGAACACGCCGATCAGTTCATCGCCGCGCAGCAGCGGCACTACCAGTTCCGAGCGCGAGGCCGAATCGCAGGCGATGTGGCCGGGGAAGGCGTCGACGTCCTCTACGCGCTGGGTCACGCGCTGGCTGGCGGCGGCACCGCACACGCCCTTGTCCAGCGGGATGCGCACGCAGGCCGGCAGGCCCTGGAACGGGCCGACCACCAGTTCCTTGCCGTCGTACAGGTAGAAGCCCACCCAGTTCAGGTCGGGCAGGGCGTGGTAGACCAGGGCCGAGAGGTTGGCCGCGTTGGCGATGCGGTCGGACTCGGCGTAGACCAGGCCACGGGCCTGTTCCAGCAGCTGGGCGTATTGTTCCGGCTTGCTGCCGGTGAGCGAGGCATTGGCGAACATGCCAGCAGTCTAGCAAGCGTGCCGGGCCAGCGATAATGCACACACTGTTGCCCTGTTGGAGCCCGTCGATGCCGTTGCCCGCCACGCTGCCGCCCGCCCTGTTCGTCACCGGCACCGATACCGAGATCGGCAAGACCGCGGCCAGCACCGCGCTGCTGCACACGCTTCGCCGGCGCGGCCTGCGTGCGGTGGGCATGAAGCCGGTGGCCAGCGGCAGCGAAGACCTGGGCCAGGGCCTGCGCAACGAGGATGCATTGGCGCTGCAGGCGGCCAGTTGCCCGGTACCGGACTATGCCGATCTGAACCCGTATGCGCTGCGCCTGCCACTGGCGCCGGAGCTGGCCGCTGCCGAGGATGGCGTGCAGGTGGAGCTGGCGCCGATCGTGGCAGCGTTCGAGCGGCTGCGCGCGCAGGCCGATGTCGTGGTGGTGGAGGGGGTTGGCGGTTGGCTGGCACCAGTCTCGGCCACGCTCGACCAGCTCGACCTGGTGCGCACATTGCGGTTGCCGGTGTTGCTGGTGGTGGGCATGCGGCTGGGCTGTGTCAACCACGCGCGTCTGACCGCGCAGTCGTTGCAGGCCAGCGGCGTGGAGTGCCTGGGCTGGATCGGCAACCACATCGACCCGGCGATGCAGCGCCAGGATGAGAACATCGCAACGCTGCAGCAGCGCCTGCCGATGCCGTGCTGGGGGCGGCTGCCACATCTGCCGGGAGCGGATGGCCAGATCCTGAGCACGCATCTGCTCGATTGACCTGGGGTAGTGCCGGCCGCTGGCCGGCAACCTCGATGTATCCACCTGCGTGCAGTTGCCGGCCAGCGGCCGGCACTACCGTGCTGCGGCCGCCAGCTCCCGCGCGATCGCACCCAACCGCTCCACCGCGCCGATGAAGCGTGCATCCAGCGTCTGGCAGCACGACAGCCGCAGGCAATGGCGATACCGCGCGCCGCGTGAATACACCTGGCCGGGCATGAACACGATGTCCTCCTGCAGTGCACGCTCGAACAGCTCGCGCGTGTCCACGCCGGGCAGTTCCAGCCACAGCAGGAAGCCACCCTGCGGTTCGGTGGCGCGGGTGCCGGCCGGGAAGTGTTCGGCCACCAGCTGGCGCAGCCGTCCGACCTGTTCGCGGTACAGCCGGCGCATGCGATGCAGGTGGTGCTCGTAGCTGCCCGCTTCCAGATAGGCCGCCACCGCGTCGCCCAGCAGCTGCGGCTCGCCGCCGGTGGACTGGAATTTCAGCAGCGCGATGCGCTCGGCGAAGCGGCCGCCATCGAGCCAGCCGATGCGGTAATCCGGCGCCAGCGTCTTGGAAAAGCCGCCGACCACCATCACCCAGCCATCGCGATCGAAGGCTTTCAGCAACGGCGCCGGCGGTTCGCAGAACTGCAGTTCGGCATACACCGCATCTTCGATCAGCGGCAGCTGGCGTGCGTTGACCAGTTCGGCCAGGCGTTGCTTGGCCGCGGTCGGCATGGTGCAGCCGAGCGGGTTATGCACGGTCGGCATCACCACCAGTGCGGCCAGCGGCGTGTGCTCCAGCAGCGCGTCCAGCGCATCCACATCCAGGCCGAGCTGCGGATGGGTGGGCAGTTCGATGGCCTGCAGGCCGAGGTTGGCCAGCAACGGGTAGAGGTTGAAGTAGGACGGCGCCTCGATGCCGACCGCATCACCGGGCTGGGTGACCGCGCGTAGCGCCAGCTGCAGCCCTTCCATCGCACCGTGGGTCAGCAGCAGGCGTTCGCTGTGGGTATGCAGGCCCATGCGCGGGCCGCGGCGCACGATCTGCGCCCGCAGCCGTGGCGAGCCGTTGGGGCGTGCATAGGTCTCCACGGTCTGCTGGCCATGGCGCAGTACCTGCGCCGTGTGCTTGGCCAGCTGCGCGCCGGGGTAGAACTGGCGACCGCGCGGGCCGGCAAAGGCCAGGTCGATCACGCCGGGGCGGCGCTGTGCTTCCAGCACGCGGGCCATC includes the following:
- a CDS encoding histidine phosphatase family protein, with the protein product MILDLVRHAGNGRDEFLDGRSDPPQLAGLPQELVEAYAGQRWERVISSPRLRALHTAMALATPRGLDVEADEEWEELDFGDWDGRSLFDLPEDALAAFHADPHAFPPPNGESWGHFERRIARALDRLLDDDDPVPTLVVSHGGPLRMVLSQVCGLPMSLCWALRIDHGTRLRVWLERGEIGLVGELLELQQP
- the bioD gene encoding dethiobiotin synthase, producing MPLPATLPPALFVTGTDTEIGKTAASTALLHTLRRRGLRAVGMKPVASGSEDLGQGLRNEDALALQAASCPVPDYADLNPYALRLPLAPELAAAEDGVQVELAPIVAAFERLRAQADVVVVEGVGGWLAPVSATLDQLDLVRTLRLPVLLVVGMRLGCVNHARLTAQSLQASGVECLGWIGNHIDPAMQRQDENIATLQQRLPMPCWGRLPHLPGADGQILSTHLLD
- a CDS encoding GAF domain-containing protein, whose translation is MFANASLTGSKPEQYAQLLEQARGLVYAESDRIANAANLSALVYHALPDLNWVGFYLYDGKELVVGPFQGLPACVRIPLDKGVCGAAASQRVTQRVEDVDAFPGHIACDSASRSELVVPLLRGDELIGVFDIDSPKVGRFDADDQAGLEAIARVFVEALG
- the btuB gene encoding TonB-dependent vitamin B12 receptor; protein product: MKLQSRMLSLAVLAALPALAQAANDTTALDQILVTATRTPIALQDSIAPAQVIDRAQIESSQATSLQELLRGRAGINLANAGGLGKQSSLFLRGTNSGHTVVLVDGVRINSADLGLAMYQDLPLAQIERVEIVRGPQSSLYGADAIGGVIQIFTRRNQGDFAPHFQLGGGSNGLREASGGIGGGTERGWFGADIAYQHSDGIDACRGSATLFTGCFADEPDRDGYRNLSKSLRGGYTFNDQWNVEGSALRADGRNHYDGYYNYSETRQQVLAGKVRYTPSERLAFTANVGRSDNESDNFGDFGARGSAQTHRDSASLQGDFGVAEGQLLSAGVDWSEDNLDGSSAGYLVDSRRNTGVFVQYQGRFGRHQLQASARNDDNQQFGNHATGSVGWAMELGHGLRLNASYGTAFKAPTFSDLYDPWSGVPTLKPEKSKSANLGVSQQGQGWHWGLDVYETRIDDLITYDAATFKMQQVEKARIRGAELTGGVLLAGFDINAQLSYTDPRNRTGGSTQFDNWLPRRAQQTARLDIDRRFGDFRAGLTVQGAGKRYDDAANAVKVGGYGTLDLRAEYALTPSWSLLARAANVFDRRYETVAWFNQPGREYQLSVRYQPK
- a CDS encoding TfoX/Sxy family protein, translated to MSAPKLRNIGPKSAAWLRQVGLRSRDDLVAIGAVGAFVKVKRAGFKPSLNLLYSLEGALLDCHWQELSEPQREALVQDYEARIAAHPLKAAGPASGPVHEQRFDADDDAEDSVAEGADED
- a CDS encoding aminotransferase-like domain-containing protein; the encoded protein is MDTDDQSAMIPPRYQRLSDELAEAIHGGRLPVGSRLPSLRQMASQRRLSLNTVIAAYRQLEDAGLVIPRPKAGFEVAPRLSVPERSLRDTPSAPTAPLQQVLMARVLEAQRRPGVIDLAFAGPRGRQFYPGAQLAKHTAQVLRHGQQTVETYARPNGSPRLRAQIVRRGPRMGLHTHSERLLLTHGAMEGLQLALRAVTQPGDAVGIEAPSYFNLYPLLANLGLQAIELPTHPQLGLDVDALDALLEHTPLAALVVMPTVHNPLGCTMPTAAKQRLAELVNARQLPLIEDAVYAELQFCEPPAPLLKAFDRDGWVMVVGGFSKTLAPDYRIGWLDGGRFAERIALLKFQSTGGEPQLLGDAVAAYLEAGSYEHHLHRMRRLYREQVGRLRQLVAEHFPAGTRATEPQGGFLLWLELPGVDTRELFERALQEDIVFMPGQVYSRGARYRHCLRLSCCQTLDARFIGAVERLGAIARELAAAAR